Proteins encoded within one genomic window of Gloeobacter kilaueensis JS1:
- a CDS encoding aldose 1-epimerase: protein MFHIEREIGPFASCRLVDTETHAAVEIAPGRGGMVTGFRLAGHDLLYLDYETFSDPARSVRGGIPVLFPICANLAGDSYTALGRTYTLKQHGLARLLEWQVIEESTVGAAGLTLVLTSSEATLEHYPFPFELRFHYLLRGNELTIRQEYANLSDYPMPMYAGFHPYFACSDKSKLQFALPARHYVDQVSGNADRWQGVFPLDAPAVDWIFTDVNGQRATVTSPADGYRLTLEYDPLFAYLVFWTLQGKPFFCLEPWMAPRNALNTGDHLQHVPPGERLSAQISILGELL from the coding sequence ATGTTTCATATCGAGCGCGAGATCGGTCCTTTTGCGAGCTGCCGCCTCGTCGATACCGAAACGCACGCAGCTGTCGAGATTGCCCCTGGCCGGGGCGGGATGGTGACGGGCTTTCGGCTGGCGGGGCACGATCTGCTCTACCTCGATTACGAGACGTTTAGCGATCCGGCCCGCTCGGTGCGCGGCGGTATCCCGGTACTTTTTCCAATCTGTGCCAACCTGGCGGGCGACAGCTACACGGCGCTGGGCCGAACTTACACCCTCAAACAGCACGGTCTGGCCCGATTGCTGGAGTGGCAGGTGATCGAAGAATCGACCGTGGGCGCTGCCGGGCTCACCCTGGTGCTCACCAGTTCCGAAGCGACGCTTGAGCACTATCCCTTCCCCTTCGAGCTGCGCTTTCACTATCTGTTGCGCGGCAACGAACTTACTATCCGCCAGGAGTACGCCAACCTCTCGGACTACCCGATGCCGATGTACGCCGGGTTCCATCCGTACTTTGCCTGCAGTGACAAATCAAAGTTGCAGTTTGCCCTACCCGCCCGGCACTACGTCGATCAGGTGAGCGGCAATGCCGATCGCTGGCAGGGCGTTTTTCCATTGGACGCGCCCGCCGTCGATTGGATCTTTACGGACGTGAACGGCCAGCGGGCGACCGTCACCAGTCCCGCCGACGGCTACCGGCTCACTCTGGAGTACGATCCGCTGTTCGCCTACTTGGTCTTCTGGACGCTCCAGGGCAAGCCCTTTTTCTGCCTGGAACCCTGGATGGCTCCCCGCAACGCCCTCAATACCGGCGATCATCTCCAGCACGTTCCACCTGGCGAGCGGCTGAGCGCCCAGATTTCAATTCTGGGAGAACTTCTTTAG
- a CDS encoding (2Fe-2S) ferredoxin domain-containing protein codes for MGEVRTLEGEVLAFVAGKHGLINRCRLATPEGALTVKFPKEWSYRLTRTIAPGDRVQVRGKLKIDDDGDYYLKATVILHLKAAALAGAQSLPPTLPELEPVQPQSGPASPTTRVLVCKSSDCCKRGARQLIAQLKETVERYELQDKVTVETTGCMKRCKQGPNLVIMPSKARHTCVDPAEASEILLRELLPKLE; via the coding sequence ATGGGCGAAGTCCGGACACTGGAGGGGGAGGTGCTCGCTTTTGTGGCGGGCAAACACGGGCTCATCAACCGCTGCCGACTGGCGACACCCGAGGGGGCGCTCACTGTCAAATTTCCCAAAGAGTGGTCCTACCGGCTCACCCGCACCATCGCCCCCGGCGATCGCGTCCAGGTGCGCGGCAAGCTCAAGATAGACGACGACGGCGACTATTACCTCAAGGCGACGGTGATTCTGCATCTGAAGGCAGCGGCTCTGGCAGGAGCACAATCGCTTCCGCCGACTCTACCGGAACTGGAACCCGTACAGCCGCAGAGCGGCCCCGCTTCACCCACCACCCGCGTCCTGGTCTGCAAGAGTTCTGATTGTTGCAAGCGGGGAGCCCGCCAGTTAATTGCTCAGCTCAAAGAAACCGTCGAGCGCTACGAGTTGCAAGATAAAGTCACCGTCGAGACCACCGGCTGCATGAAGCGCTGCAAGCAGGGGCCGAATCTGGTGATTATGCCTTCCAAGGCCCGGCACACCTGCGTCGATCCCGCCGAAGCGTCGGAGATTTTGCTGCGCGAGCTGCTACCAAAGCTGGAGTAG
- the dpsA gene encoding DNA starvation/stationary phase protection protein DpsA, whose protein sequence is MVALRHQLRQAFGQLQDNPVGLERSITEPVTEGLNHLLASFYTLYHQYQKHHWVVEGTEFGELHQTFDDYAGDTRGYAEELGERIDGLGAVPVSRPARLQEMSCFQPEDDGVFDCRTMLVNDLAAEQSIIRLLRQQIATAGSLGDYATEHYLKQVLLGTEERAFHLSHYLADDSLVLDLDLPTNGNR, encoded by the coding sequence ATGGTCGCGCTTCGCCATCAACTGCGTCAGGCTTTCGGTCAGCTCCAGGACAACCCCGTCGGCCTTGAGCGCAGCATCACAGAACCCGTCACCGAGGGACTCAATCACCTGCTGGCGAGCTTCTACACGCTCTATCACCAGTATCAAAAGCACCACTGGGTCGTCGAGGGCACCGAGTTTGGCGAGCTGCACCAGACTTTCGACGACTACGCCGGTGACACTCGCGGTTACGCCGAGGAGTTGGGCGAGCGCATCGACGGCCTGGGAGCGGTGCCGGTGAGCCGTCCGGCCCGCCTGCAGGAGATGTCCTGCTTCCAGCCCGAAGATGACGGCGTCTTCGACTGCCGGACGATGCTCGTCAACGACCTCGCAGCGGAGCAGTCGATCATCCGGCTGTTGCGCCAGCAGATCGCGACCGCCGGAAGCCTGGGCGACTATGCCACCGAGCACTACCTCAAGCAGGTGCTCCTGGGCACCGAGGAGCGGGCCTTTCACCTCTCCCACTACCTGGCCGACGACAGCCTGGTGCTCGATCTCGACTTACCAACCAACGGCAACCGCTGA
- a CDS encoding DVUA0089 family protein, whose amino-acid sequence MNRSILRISWSLVLVTALLGVGSQAHAFTYAESGDAGSLPTSAQAVSDTAMDGTPLQFISGNVESGFVPYEFTDSIDLFEIELTGGAFSASTVGGANFDTQLYLYDAQGNGIIFNDDADSTVKQSTLSASNLAAGLYYLGVSVSAPPVLPVDASRTLIFPQPPAPAEFHPGIIEANPDAGPLAGYAPQLVAQQPLVELPYTIALSGVQATPEPIAGGGAVSMAILMLVARFGGQRRREMATRSRVRQ is encoded by the coding sequence ATGAACCGTTCGATACTGCGTATATCCTGGTCCTTGGTGCTCGTTACTGCCTTGCTCGGTGTGGGCAGTCAGGCACATGCTTTTACCTATGCCGAATCAGGCGATGCCGGGAGCCTACCCACCAGCGCCCAGGCGGTCAGTGACACGGCCATGGACGGTACGCCGCTGCAGTTCATCAGTGGCAATGTCGAGAGCGGGTTCGTGCCGTATGAGTTTACAGACTCGATAGATCTGTTCGAGATAGAGCTGACAGGCGGGGCGTTCAGCGCTTCCACCGTTGGCGGAGCGAACTTCGATACCCAACTCTATCTTTACGATGCCCAGGGCAATGGCATCATCTTCAACGACGATGCAGATAGCACCGTGAAGCAGTCCACCCTCAGTGCGAGCAACCTGGCGGCGGGGCTTTACTATCTGGGTGTCTCGGTCTCGGCTCCTCCTGTGTTGCCAGTTGATGCGAGCCGTACATTGATCTTCCCGCAGCCGCCAGCCCCTGCGGAGTTCCATCCGGGCATCATCGAGGCGAACCCGGATGCCGGTCCACTGGCAGGATATGCTCCACAGCTTGTGGCTCAACAACCGCTGGTGGAACTGCCCTACACGATTGCGCTGAGTGGCGTGCAAGCCACCCCGGAGCCGATAGCCGGTGGTGGTGCAGTGAGCATGGCGATTTTGATGCTTGTTGCAAGGTTTGGCGGGCAGAGGCGTCGAGAGATGGCTACCAGGTCTCGCGTCCGCCAATAA
- a CDS encoding F0F1 ATP synthase subunit epsilon: protein MVLSIKVVAPDKVVYDEQVDEVILPSLTGQLGILTNHAPLLTGLGNGVMRVRKQGTFIPIAVLGGFAEVDNNEVSVLVNAAELGSNIDVERARTALARAEQTLATSQDKSELLQAKTAQERANARLRAAGVL from the coding sequence ATGGTTCTCAGTATCAAGGTGGTCGCCCCCGACAAGGTGGTCTACGACGAGCAGGTAGACGAGGTGATCCTGCCCAGTCTGACCGGGCAATTGGGCATCCTCACCAACCACGCGCCGCTTTTGACTGGCCTCGGCAACGGGGTGATGCGGGTGCGCAAGCAGGGCACGTTCATCCCGATCGCCGTACTCGGGGGCTTCGCCGAAGTCGATAACAACGAGGTGAGCGTCCTGGTCAACGCCGCCGAACTGGGCAGCAACATCGATGTCGAGCGCGCCCGCACCGCCCTCGCCCGCGCCGAGCAGACCCTTGCCACCAGCCAGGACAAGAGCGAACTGTTGCAGGCAAAAACCGCCCAGGAGCGGGCCAACGCCCGCCTGCGCGCCGCCGGTGTGCTCTAA
- a CDS encoding dihydrolipoamide acetyltransferase family protein: MKEVTMPALSSTMTEGKIVTWRKREGETIERDDILLIVESDKAEMEVESFDAGILANILVGDGESAPVHTVIALIAETEAEVAEAKKRSPGGSAAAVAPAVSAPKSEPAPPPLPLPIAVQVTSSSPNGGNRIVASPNARRLAGELGIDLAGIAGSGPNGRIVGEDVTRAAAGRTASPPVAGAAPPPPVTPPVAPATAAGPVAFSALQSAVIRNMEASLAIPTFRVGYTIATDALDDLYKSVKTKGVTMTTLLVKAIALTLLKHPLVNATYTEAGLRKNAAINVAVAVAMEEGGLITPVLRSAESKDLYTLSREWKELVERARTKKLQPEEYTTGNFTLSNLGMFGVDRFDAVVPPGTSAILAIGASKPTVVVTGEGHIAIKKQMQVNLSGDHRVFYGADGAKFLQDLARLVEQSPQQLTL; this comes from the coding sequence ATGAAAGAAGTCACCATGCCGGCGCTCTCCTCGACGATGACCGAGGGCAAGATCGTTACCTGGCGCAAGCGGGAAGGCGAGACGATCGAGCGCGACGACATTTTGCTCATCGTCGAGTCGGACAAAGCGGAGATGGAAGTCGAGTCCTTCGACGCGGGTATCCTGGCGAACATCCTGGTTGGTGACGGCGAGAGCGCCCCGGTTCATACGGTGATCGCCCTGATTGCTGAGACCGAAGCAGAGGTGGCAGAAGCCAAAAAGCGTTCTCCGGGCGGCAGTGCGGCGGCGGTGGCCCCGGCGGTAAGTGCGCCAAAAAGCGAACCGGCTCCCCCTCCCCTCCCTCTCCCGATTGCAGTGCAGGTAACGAGCAGCTCCCCCAACGGCGGCAATCGGATCGTCGCTTCTCCCAACGCCCGCCGGCTGGCGGGGGAGTTGGGCATCGACCTGGCGGGCATTGCGGGCAGTGGTCCCAATGGCCGGATCGTGGGCGAGGATGTGACGCGGGCTGCCGCCGGACGGACAGCCTCCCCGCCCGTTGCCGGAGCGGCTCCCCCTCCTCCGGTCACTCCACCAGTAGCGCCGGCGACTGCCGCCGGGCCGGTCGCCTTCAGCGCCCTGCAGAGCGCGGTGATCCGCAACATGGAGGCGTCCCTTGCCATCCCGACTTTTAGAGTCGGCTACACGATTGCCACCGACGCCCTCGACGATCTCTACAAGAGCGTCAAGACAAAGGGCGTGACGATGACGACGCTGCTGGTCAAGGCGATTGCCCTGACGCTCCTCAAGCACCCGCTCGTCAACGCCACCTACACGGAGGCGGGCCTGCGCAAAAATGCAGCGATCAACGTCGCAGTGGCGGTGGCGATGGAAGAAGGCGGGCTTATCACCCCCGTCCTGCGCAGCGCCGAGAGCAAGGACCTCTACACCCTCTCGCGCGAGTGGAAGGAGCTGGTCGAGCGCGCCCGCACCAAAAAGTTGCAGCCCGAAGAATACACCACAGGCAACTTTACCCTCTCCAACCTGGGCATGTTCGGCGTCGATCGCTTCGATGCGGTGGTGCCCCCCGGCACCAGTGCGATTCTCGCCATCGGCGCTTCTAAGCCGACGGTGGTCGTCACGGGCGAAGGGCACATCGCGATTAAAAAGCAGATGCAGGTCAACCTCTCAGGCGATCACCGCGTCTTCTACGGGGCGGACGGGGCAAAGTTCCTGCAAGATCTGGCCCGACTTGTCGAGCAGTCGCCGCAGCAGTTGACTTTATAA
- the atpD gene encoding F0F1 ATP synthase subunit beta, with amino-acid sequence MVTTTAVNEGYVTQVIGPVVDAEFPQGELPAIYNALLIDGKTDSGQQIRLTCEVQQLLGDKKVRAVSMSTTDGLVRGMKVIDTGAPISVPVGKPTLGRIFNVLGEPVDEGAAVETTEKFPIHRPSPKFIDLTTKPEIFETGIKVIDLLAPYRKGGKIGLFGGAGVGKTVLIQELINNIAKQHSGVSVFGGVGERTREGNDLYNEFKESKVLSQVALVYGQMNEPPGARMRVGLTALTMAEYFRDVSKQDVLLFIDNIFRFVQAGSEVSALLGRMPSAVGYQPTLSTEMGDLQERITSTTEGSITSVQAVYVPADDLTDPAPATTFAHLDATTVLSRQLASLGIYPAVDPLGSTSTMLQPDIVGEEHYNVARGVQATLQRYKDLQDIIAILGLDELSPEDKTVVNRARKLQKFLSQPFFVAEIFTGSPGKYVTLDKTISGFKRVLEGEFDDLPEQAFYLVGDLDEVVEKAKKIKAESQS; translated from the coding sequence ATGGTAACAACGACGGCTGTAAACGAAGGTTACGTCACCCAGGTCATCGGCCCGGTAGTTGACGCAGAATTTCCGCAGGGCGAACTGCCCGCCATCTACAACGCTCTTCTCATCGACGGCAAAACCGACTCCGGTCAGCAAATCCGCCTCACCTGCGAGGTGCAGCAACTGCTGGGCGACAAAAAAGTACGGGCGGTGTCGATGAGCACGACCGATGGTCTGGTGCGGGGCATGAAGGTAATCGACACCGGAGCGCCAATTTCGGTGCCGGTGGGCAAGCCGACCCTGGGCCGGATCTTCAACGTCCTGGGTGAGCCGGTCGATGAGGGAGCGGCAGTCGAGACCACCGAAAAGTTCCCGATCCACCGCCCCTCGCCCAAGTTCATCGACCTCACCACCAAGCCCGAGATTTTCGAGACGGGCATCAAGGTCATCGACCTGCTCGCTCCCTACCGCAAGGGCGGCAAGATCGGTCTATTTGGCGGAGCCGGGGTGGGCAAGACCGTGCTCATTCAAGAGCTGATCAACAACATTGCCAAGCAGCACTCCGGGGTGTCGGTCTTTGGCGGGGTGGGCGAGCGCACCCGCGAGGGCAACGACCTGTACAACGAATTTAAAGAATCGAAGGTGCTCAGCCAGGTCGCCCTGGTCTACGGCCAGATGAACGAGCCGCCAGGAGCGCGGATGCGGGTGGGCCTGACTGCCCTCACGATGGCGGAGTACTTCCGCGACGTGAGCAAGCAGGACGTGCTCCTGTTTATCGACAACATCTTCCGCTTCGTGCAGGCGGGTTCCGAAGTGTCGGCGCTGTTGGGCCGGATGCCCTCGGCGGTAGGCTACCAGCCGACGCTCTCCACCGAGATGGGCGATCTGCAGGAGCGGATCACCTCGACCACCGAAGGCTCGATCACCTCGGTGCAGGCGGTCTACGTCCCGGCGGACGACCTCACCGACCCGGCTCCGGCCACCACCTTCGCCCACCTCGACGCGACGACGGTGCTCTCGCGCCAGCTCGCCTCCCTGGGTATCTACCCGGCGGTGGACCCCCTGGGATCGACTTCGACGATGCTGCAGCCCGACATCGTAGGAGAAGAGCACTACAACGTCGCGCGCGGCGTGCAGGCCACCCTGCAGCGCTATAAAGATCTGCAGGACATCATCGCCATCCTTGGCCTCGACGAACTCTCCCCCGAGGACAAGACCGTCGTCAACCGCGCCCGCAAACTGCAAAAGTTCCTCTCCCAGCCGTTCTTCGTCGCCGAAATCTTCACCGGCTCCCCCGGCAAGTACGTCACCCTCGACAAGACGATCAGCGGCTTCAAGCGCGTGCTCGAAGGCGAATTCGACGATCTGCCCGAGCAGGCGTTCTACCTGGTGGGCGACCTCGACGAAGTGGTCGAGAAGGCCAAGAAGATCAAGGCCGAAAGCCAGTCTTGA
- a CDS encoding cation diffusion facilitator family transporter, which produces MPFTATDTTAKKVQAVLWLTLVGNLLVLVIKAVLGFMSGSLSLLSDALHSLTDSGSNLVGLWAMANASPTPDREHPYGHQKFETIGALAIVAFLVFACIEILKNAVERIGSGTSPVAVTGWTLVGMIAVLAVNLATTLYERRQGEILNSEVLRADAEHTLSDVWVSVLVLVGLVGTWLGWRWLDMVLAFPVAAVVLFSAWRVLRRNLPLLVDERALDVQAIVDVACRVAGVVSCHDVASRGAPGRGLFIEMHMIVEPETIVEAHRITDAVEAALAEAFGPVRVTIHLEPAVVLNDPEHHRHLPEN; this is translated from the coding sequence ATGCCCTTTACTGCCACCGACACGACTGCCAAAAAAGTTCAGGCTGTGCTCTGGCTCACCCTGGTGGGCAACCTGCTGGTCCTGGTGATCAAAGCCGTACTGGGTTTTATGTCCGGTTCGCTGAGTCTGCTGTCTGACGCGCTCCATTCGCTTACCGACTCCGGCAGCAATCTGGTTGGCCTCTGGGCAATGGCCAACGCCTCGCCCACCCCCGATCGCGAGCATCCCTACGGCCACCAAAAATTCGAGACGATCGGTGCCCTCGCCATCGTCGCCTTTCTGGTCTTTGCCTGCATCGAGATTCTCAAAAATGCCGTCGAGCGCATCGGTTCCGGCACCTCCCCGGTGGCGGTGACCGGCTGGACGCTCGTCGGAATGATCGCCGTGCTGGCGGTCAATCTGGCGACGACGCTTTACGAGCGCCGCCAGGGCGAAATTTTAAATAGCGAGGTGCTGCGCGCCGACGCCGAGCACACCCTGAGCGATGTCTGGGTGAGTGTGCTGGTGCTGGTGGGGCTGGTGGGCACCTGGCTGGGCTGGCGCTGGCTCGACATGGTGCTGGCCTTTCCCGTCGCCGCTGTGGTGTTATTCAGCGCCTGGCGGGTACTGCGGCGCAACCTGCCCCTGCTCGTAGACGAGCGTGCCCTCGATGTCCAGGCGATCGTAGATGTTGCTTGTCGGGTGGCGGGGGTGGTGAGTTGCCACGACGTCGCCTCGCGGGGCGCACCGGGTCGGGGGCTTTTTATCGAGATGCACATGATCGTCGAACCGGAGACGATTGTCGAAGCCCACCGGATCACCGATGCGGTCGAGGCAGCCCTTGCCGAAGCTTTTGGCCCGGTGCGGGTGACGATTCACCTCGAACCGGCGGTGGTCTTGAACGATCCCGAGCACCACCGCCACCTACCGGAGAACTGA
- a CDS encoding DUF2808 domain-containing protein codes for MKAFWICLSLLLSVAPATAIQLSDGESAFNGPLRLLRAAVTQNTVENFPVYYQFAIEAPAKLDEPLARIDIALPTEAGPYFGLYLPNPNQVRAFIPTDPYAQKPQEAARTLPIEATVNQSLISVRFLEPVAPGSVVTVEWGPVRNPSLDGNYLFSLTAFPPGPAPRGMYIGIGRIVIRSGGKDG; via the coding sequence ATGAAAGCTTTCTGGATCTGCTTGAGCCTGCTGCTGTCCGTTGCTCCGGCCACCGCCATCCAGCTCAGCGACGGCGAGAGCGCCTTCAATGGCCCCTTGCGCCTGCTGCGCGCCGCCGTCACCCAGAACACGGTCGAAAATTTTCCGGTCTACTACCAGTTTGCGATCGAGGCACCGGCAAAACTCGACGAACCCCTCGCCCGCATCGACATTGCCCTGCCCACCGAAGCCGGTCCTTACTTTGGTCTGTACCTGCCCAACCCGAATCAGGTGCGCGCCTTTATCCCAACGGACCCCTACGCCCAGAAGCCCCAGGAGGCCGCCCGGACACTGCCCATCGAGGCGACGGTCAACCAGAGCCTCATCAGCGTTCGCTTTCTTGAACCAGTCGCCCCCGGCAGCGTCGTCACCGTCGAGTGGGGGCCGGTGCGCAATCCCAGCCTCGACGGCAACTATCTGTTTTCGCTCACCGCCTTCCCGCCCGGCCCCGCGCCACGCGGCATGTATATCGGTATTGGGCGCATTGTCATCCGTTCCGGCGGCAAAGACGGTTAG
- the rpoD gene encoding RNA polymerase sigma factor RpoD encodes MTQANNVLDALQQPTIELEALALMAEEDDPYAGQAPDAADLADAAAASRPSRKRSRAQRTHYTEDSIRVYLQEIGRIRLLRADEEIELARQIADLLGLERLRARMSAPEMAGSVEVVELLTDEELLEENLLASSDVTESEQELRRWAEVADVPYEQFRERVAIGRRAKDKMVQSNLRLVVSIAKKYMNRGLSFQDLIQEGSLGLIRAAEKFDHEKGYKFSTYATWWIRQAITRAIADQSRTIRLPVHLYETISRIKKTTKLLSQELGRKPSEEEIATRMEMTIEKLRFIAKSAQLPISLETPIGKEEDSRLGDFIEADGETPEDKVAKNLLREDLEAVLNTLSPRERDVLRLRYGLDDGRMKTLEEIGQLFNVTRERIRQIEAKALRKLRHPNRNSVLKEYIR; translated from the coding sequence ATGACGCAGGCCAATAACGTTCTGGACGCTCTCCAGCAACCGACAATCGAGCTGGAGGCTCTGGCTTTGATGGCCGAGGAGGATGATCCTTACGCAGGTCAGGCTCCTGACGCCGCCGATCTGGCCGACGCTGCCGCTGCCAGTCGGCCCTCGCGCAAGCGCAGCCGCGCCCAGCGCACCCATTACACCGAAGATTCCATCCGCGTCTATCTGCAAGAAATTGGCCGCATTCGTCTTTTGCGCGCCGACGAAGAAATCGAACTGGCTCGCCAGATCGCCGACTTATTGGGCCTTGAGCGGTTGCGCGCCCGGATGAGTGCGCCGGAGATGGCCGGCAGCGTCGAGGTGGTCGAACTGCTCACCGACGAGGAGTTGCTCGAAGAGAACCTGCTCGCTTCCAGTGACGTGACCGAGAGCGAACAGGAATTGCGCCGCTGGGCCGAAGTCGCCGATGTGCCTTACGAGCAGTTTCGCGAACGGGTAGCGATCGGACGGCGCGCCAAGGACAAGATGGTGCAGTCCAACCTGCGCCTGGTCGTCTCGATCGCCAAAAAATACATGAATCGCGGCCTGTCCTTTCAAGATCTGATTCAAGAAGGATCGCTGGGCCTGATTCGCGCCGCCGAAAAATTCGATCACGAAAAAGGCTACAAGTTCTCCACCTACGCGACCTGGTGGATCCGCCAGGCGATCACCCGCGCCATCGCCGATCAGTCGCGGACGATCCGCCTACCGGTGCATCTTTACGAGACGATTTCGCGCATCAAAAAGACGACCAAGCTCCTTTCGCAGGAGTTGGGCCGCAAGCCCTCCGAGGAGGAGATCGCCACCCGCATGGAGATGACGATCGAAAAGTTGCGCTTCATCGCCAAATCGGCCCAGCTGCCCATCTCCCTCGAAACGCCCATCGGCAAAGAAGAAGATTCGCGCCTGGGCGATTTTATCGAGGCCGACGGCGAGACCCCCGAGGACAAGGTGGCCAAGAACCTGTTGCGCGAGGATCTAGAGGCGGTGCTCAATACCCTCTCACCCCGCGAGCGCGACGTGTTGCGCCTGCGCTACGGCCTCGACGACGGTCGGATGAAGACCCTCGAAGAGATTGGCCAGCTTTTTAACGTCACCCGCGAGCGCATCCGCCAGATCGAAGCCAAGGCGCTGCGCAAGCTGCGCCATCCCAACCGCAACAGCGTCCTCAAGGAGTACATCCGCTAG